In Tachysurus fulvidraco isolate hzauxx_2018 chromosome 1, HZAU_PFXX_2.0, whole genome shotgun sequence, a single window of DNA contains:
- the uacab gene encoding uveal autoantigen with coiled-coil domains and ankyrin repeats isoform X1 has product MKSLKYRLKRHEVTITNTDWNKYDDRLMKAVEKGEVDKVTAVLSKKGIIPTKLDVEGRSAFHLAASRGHLDCLSVILLHGVDVTANDATGKNALHLAARNGHSLCVQKLLQHNCPAGNVDLQGKTALHDAVMAGCSSSVKLLCDSGASVNASDFDGRTPLVLATQMCHPRICQLLLDRGADIRVRDKQNKTALILGCEFACKDAVEVLLKSGADVTAVDSSGHDSYHYARLSKNHELINLIKSYLDNIKAKEASKVELKKRQDLEKQNESQQETLKKYHQEQRALMDKVNILQHQLSQEKSVVEDFHKEREHLKRMLSAREKETTAPETVKVQLRSHLGDYMGQSVIKGKETVLVRQGQSLDSAQVLQPSVPSRSISRPLELSHPVISAPNEVEMLRQELKSTRKQQEAAQEEVERLQAALTRKSKECEELVQSRDSTKREADRQIQELEGALGDVQKRMLDSESKVKQLQQHVITVKEHLGNQMLDDLKAQLSEVKVKYEGASAEVGRVRNHLKQSEKALEEYKKSESLLAEEVEKLTGELNASREECAERAATLLKMETRVKEAEKRLAIMVPGEKFDNMKNLLTNAVDEKERQLVELREDYDRVLEEVSELHREVDHRDTVPLQEHERLRVALEEQSDILKKKLADVTSKCQSLICEVEDAEDEKELLREELQELSKNIKTQFVPVETHEELKKTLSLALEELKDQLDEATGRRNHAEDQLKRLQEEKSSLTENISILKSTHTPNERYESEMAALLAHKAGMEKDLENLQKKYKDKEKELEVVVAENIALKQSLEGQFVKREVYERVQKELQEALENAKTEIHKLEEDGKVKEDELKKVKEGSVMLKENLQEKLEKDYISIVDHEAMKSQLNRALAEAESSAKEAFSKYKDIQESTLKLHKEIEDQKKELDTIHEAIQSKFVPASTLEEKEKAFNTTVKDLREQLAKMEEKYKSAKSNVDHERRDKETVKLEMETVQRKLEANLVSSEKCREIEEGYKGQMENLTLKLVELEQQYMEVTVQRAELEEQNSLCNAEIKNLQQSLENEYVHLEQFEAMRNSLTCSLQEAQTECKALTETYNLEVQRIHKLEKELQSHITDADLLTQHSHAKENLEREVVKLRMALRQEEEISSQRAEDVATLQTELLRATHALDELRSHEGQLVELKAEKQRLEEEVGELSDRLLGLEEQCDELYQEAAKAKEAENRAKMETEALQTKSTSIEREIQDLKERYDDSLSTIGDLQKRIQASSEQTEAKDKRITELLADVERLKQALNGLSQLAYTGNTPNKRHAQHIDTLQAQVKSLQQQLADAERQHREVVSIYRTHLLSAAQGHMDEDVQAALLQIIRMRQQFVC; this is encoded by the exons AACACCGACTGGAATAAGTATGATGACAGGCTGATGAAGGCAGTAGAAAAAGGAGAGGTGGACAAGGTGACAGCCGTCCTCAGTAAGAAAGGCATCATCCCCACCAAACTAGATGTAGAGGGCCGCTCTGC tttCCATCTTGCTGCATCCAGAGGACATTTGGATTGCCTTAGTGTCATCCTCCTCCACGGTGTTGATGTCACAGCCAATGATGCCACAG GAAAAAATGCTTTACACTTAGCAGCCCGGAATGGACATTCGTTGTGTGTGCAGAAGCTTCTACAG CATAACTGCCCTGCTGGAAATGTGGACCTGCAGGGAAAAACAGCTCTGCATGATGCTG TCATGGCCGGCTGTTCGTCCAGTGTTAAGCTGTTGTGTGACAGTGGGGCTTCGGTCAACGCTAGTGACTTT GACGGAAGAACTCCATTGGTTCTGGCCACTCAGATGTGTCATCCACGTATCTGTCAGCTCCTGCTGGATAGAGGGGCTGACATCCGAGTGCGTGACAAGCAGAACAA AACCGCCTTGATCCTGGGCTGTGAATTTGCCTGTAAAGATGCTGTAGAGGTTTTGTTGAAGAGCGGAGCTGATGTCACTGCCGTCGACAGCTCCGGCCATGACAGCTATCACTATGCTCGACTCAGCAAAAACCATGAGCTCATCAACCTGATCAAGAGCTATCTGGATAACATAAAAG cCAAAGAAGCCAGCAAAGTGGagctgaagaagagacag GATCTTGAGAAGCAGAATGAAAGCCAACAGGAGACACTGAAGAAGTACCATCAGGAACAGAGGGCGCTAATGGACAAAGTCAATATTCTGCAACATCAGCTCAGTcag GAGAAGTCTGTGGTGGAGGACTTTCACAAAGAG AGGGAGCATCTGAAGCGCATGCTGTCtgccagagagaaagagaccacAGCTCCTGAGACTGTGAAGGTTCAGCTCCGGAGCCATCTG gGAGATTACATGGGCCAGTCTGTGATTAAAG ggaaagaaactgttcttgtCAGACAAGGTCAAAGCCTAGATTCAGCTCAG GTTTTGCAGCCTTCTGTTCCATCACGTTCCATATCCCGGCCCTTAGAGCTCTCTCACCCAGTGATCTCAGCCCCTAACGAGGTGGAGATGTTACGTCAGGAGCTAAAGTCCACACGTAAGCAGCAGGAGGCTGCACAGGAAGAAGTAGAACGCCTCCAGGCAGCACTCACACGAAAGTCCAAGGAGTGCGAAGAGCTCGTTCAGAGTCGTGACTCCACAAAAAGAGAAGCAGATCGGCAGATTCAGGAACTAGAGGGGGCATTGGGAGACGTCCAAAAGAGGATGCTGGACTCTGAATCTAAGGTCAAGCAGCTACAGCAACATGTGATCACAGTAAAGGAGCATCTCGGCAACCAAATGTTAGATGACCTCAAAGCTCAGCTGAGTGAGGTCAAGGTTAAATATGAAGGTGCTTCAGCTGAGGTCGGTCGGGTCAGGAATCATTTGAAGCAGAGCGAGAAAGCTCTAGAGGAGTATAAAAAGAGCGAAAGTCTATTGGCTGAAGAGGTCGAGAAGTTGACAGGTGAGCTGAACGCATCACGAGAAGAGTGTGCTGAGCGTGCTGCGACTCTTCTAAAAATGGAGACTCGTGTTAAAGAAGCAGAGAAACGTCTGGCCATCATGGTGCCAGGAGAGAAGTTCGACAACATGAAGAACCTTTTGACTAATGCGGTGGACGAAAAGGAGAGGCAGCTGGTGGAGCTGCGGGAGGACTACGATCGTGTTCTGGAAGAGGTCTCTGAACTCCACAGGGAGGTGGACCACAGGGACACTGTCCCACTTCAGGAACACGAGAGACTCAGGGTGGCTCTAGAGGAACAGAGCGATATCCTGAAGAAAAAGCTAGCAGACGTCACTTCTAAATGTCAGTCCCTGATCTGTGAAGTTGAGGATGCTGAAGATGAGAAGGAGCTGCTTCGAGAAGAGCTGCAGGAACTCAGCAAAAATATCAAGACACAGTTTGTTCCTGTTGAGACCCATGAGGAATTGAAGAAGACGTTGAGTCTTGCTTTGGAGGAGCTTAAGGACCAGCTTGATGAGGCAACCGGTAGAAGAAATCATGCTGAGGATCAGTTGAAAAGGCTCCAAGAAGAGAAATCCTCTCTGACTGAAAACATTAGCATCCtcaagagcacacacacacccaacgaAAGGTACGAAAGTGAGATGGCTGCACTTTTGGCCCATAAAGCAGGGATGGAAAAGGATCTAGAGAATCTCCAAAAGAAGTACAAAGATAAAGAGAAGGAGCTTGAGGTTGTGGTTGCTGAGAACATTGCTCTGAAACAGAGCTTGGAGGGACAGTTTGTTAAAAGGgaagtgtatgagagagtgcaGAAAGAGTTACAAGAAGCTTTGGAGAACGCAAAGACAGAAATTCACAAATTGGAGGAAGATGGAAAAGTTAAAGAAGACGAGttgaagaaagtgaaagagggAAGTGTTATGTTAAAAGAAAATTTGCAGGAGAAATTGGAAAAGGATTATATTAGCATTGTTGACCATGAGGCAATGAAAAGCCAGTTAAACAGGGCTTTAGCTGAAGCAGAAAGTAGTGCTAAAGAGGCCTTCTCCAAATACAAGGATATTCAAGAAAGTACTTTAAAACTTCACAAGGAAATTGAAGACCAGAAGAAAGAGCTGGACACTATTCATGAAGCCATTCAATCTAAATTTGTGCCAGCGAGTACCctggaggaaaaagaaaaggccTTCAATACCACTGTGAAGGATCTAAGAGAGCAATTAGCAAAAATGGAAGAGAAATACAAAAGTGCAAAGAGTAATGTGGACCACGAGAGACGTGACAAAGAAACAGTGAAGTTAGAGATGGAAACCGTGCAGAGGAAACTGGAGGCGAACTTGGTGTCAAGTGAAAAATGCAGAGAAATAGAAGAAGGCTATAAAGGCCAGATGGAGAACTTGACTCTAAAGTTAGTGGAACTGGAACAGCAGTATATGGAGGTAACTGTTCAGAGAGCTGAACTAGAGGAGCAGAACTCACTCTGCAATGCTGAAATAAAGAATCTTCAACAGAGTCTAGAAAATGAATATGTTCACCTGGAGCAGTTTGAAGCCATGAGAAACTCCCTGACCTGCAGTTTGCAGGAGGCACAGACTGAGTGCAAGGCCCTCACAGAGACCTACAATTTGGAGGTCCAGCGCATTCACAAACTGGAGAAAGAGCTACAGAGCCACATTACTGATGCTGACCTACTGACTCAACACAGCCATGCCAAAGAGAACCTGGAGAGAGAAGTGGTCAAGCTCCGTATGGCCCTGAGGCAAGAAGAGGAGATTAGTTCCCAGAGGGCTGAGGATGTAGCTACTCTTCAGACAGAGCTCCTCAGAGCAACGCATGCCTTGGATGAACTTCGCAGCCATGAAGGTCAGCTGGTCGAGCTCAAAGCTGAGAAGCAGAGGCTAGAGGAAGAGGTAGGGGAGCTCAGTGATCGACTCTTGGGTCTAGAAGAGCAGTGCGATGAACTATACCAGGAAGCAGCAAAGGCCAAAGAAGCCGAAAATAGAGCAAAGATGGAGACTGAAGCCCTGCAGACCAAGAGCACCTCaattgagagagagatccaAGATCTCAAAGAGAGATACGATGACTCACTGAGCACCATCGGAGACCTCCAGAAAAGGATTCAGGCGTCCTCTGAGCAGACCGAGGCCAAAGACAAAAGG atcaCAGAGCTGTTGGCAGATGTGGAGAGGTTGAAACAGGCTCTCAATGGTTTATCCCAGCTGGCTTACACTGGCAACACTCCCAACAAGAGACACGCTCAACACATTGACACACTCCAGGCACAGGTCAAGAGCCTCCAGCAGCAGCTGGCT GATGCTGAGAGGCAACACAGAGAGGTGGTTTCAATTTATCGAACTCATCTTCTCAGTGCTGCACAG GGTCACATGGATGAAGATGTACAGGCAGCGTTGCTGCAGATTATCCGAATGAGGCAGCAGTTTGTGTGTTAA
- the uacab gene encoding uveal autoantigen with coiled-coil domains and ankyrin repeats protein isoform X2 encodes MSRWLKCTSLYFNTDWNKYDDRLMKAVEKGEVDKVTAVLSKKGIIPTKLDVEGRSAFHLAASRGHLDCLSVILLHGVDVTANDATGKNALHLAARNGHSLCVQKLLQHNCPAGNVDLQGKTALHDAVMAGCSSSVKLLCDSGASVNASDFDGRTPLVLATQMCHPRICQLLLDRGADIRVRDKQNKTALILGCEFACKDAVEVLLKSGADVTAVDSSGHDSYHYARLSKNHELINLIKSYLDNIKAKEASKVELKKRQDLEKQNESQQETLKKYHQEQRALMDKVNILQHQLSQEKSVVEDFHKEREHLKRMLSAREKETTAPETVKVQLRSHLGDYMGQSVIKGKETVLVRQGQSLDSAQVLQPSVPSRSISRPLELSHPVISAPNEVEMLRQELKSTRKQQEAAQEEVERLQAALTRKSKECEELVQSRDSTKREADRQIQELEGALGDVQKRMLDSESKVKQLQQHVITVKEHLGNQMLDDLKAQLSEVKVKYEGASAEVGRVRNHLKQSEKALEEYKKSESLLAEEVEKLTGELNASREECAERAATLLKMETRVKEAEKRLAIMVPGEKFDNMKNLLTNAVDEKERQLVELREDYDRVLEEVSELHREVDHRDTVPLQEHERLRVALEEQSDILKKKLADVTSKCQSLICEVEDAEDEKELLREELQELSKNIKTQFVPVETHEELKKTLSLALEELKDQLDEATGRRNHAEDQLKRLQEEKSSLTENISILKSTHTPNERYESEMAALLAHKAGMEKDLENLQKKYKDKEKELEVVVAENIALKQSLEGQFVKREVYERVQKELQEALENAKTEIHKLEEDGKVKEDELKKVKEGSVMLKENLQEKLEKDYISIVDHEAMKSQLNRALAEAESSAKEAFSKYKDIQESTLKLHKEIEDQKKELDTIHEAIQSKFVPASTLEEKEKAFNTTVKDLREQLAKMEEKYKSAKSNVDHERRDKETVKLEMETVQRKLEANLVSSEKCREIEEGYKGQMENLTLKLVELEQQYMEVTVQRAELEEQNSLCNAEIKNLQQSLENEYVHLEQFEAMRNSLTCSLQEAQTECKALTETYNLEVQRIHKLEKELQSHITDADLLTQHSHAKENLEREVVKLRMALRQEEEISSQRAEDVATLQTELLRATHALDELRSHEGQLVELKAEKQRLEEEVGELSDRLLGLEEQCDELYQEAAKAKEAENRAKMETEALQTKSTSIEREIQDLKERYDDSLSTIGDLQKRIQASSEQTEAKDKRITELLADVERLKQALNGLSQLAYTGNTPNKRHAQHIDTLQAQVKSLQQQLADAERQHREVVSIYRTHLLSAAQGHMDEDVQAALLQIIRMRQQFVC; translated from the exons ATGAGTCGATGGCTTAAATGCACCTCCCTGTACTTT AACACCGACTGGAATAAGTATGATGACAGGCTGATGAAGGCAGTAGAAAAAGGAGAGGTGGACAAGGTGACAGCCGTCCTCAGTAAGAAAGGCATCATCCCCACCAAACTAGATGTAGAGGGCCGCTCTGC tttCCATCTTGCTGCATCCAGAGGACATTTGGATTGCCTTAGTGTCATCCTCCTCCACGGTGTTGATGTCACAGCCAATGATGCCACAG GAAAAAATGCTTTACACTTAGCAGCCCGGAATGGACATTCGTTGTGTGTGCAGAAGCTTCTACAG CATAACTGCCCTGCTGGAAATGTGGACCTGCAGGGAAAAACAGCTCTGCATGATGCTG TCATGGCCGGCTGTTCGTCCAGTGTTAAGCTGTTGTGTGACAGTGGGGCTTCGGTCAACGCTAGTGACTTT GACGGAAGAACTCCATTGGTTCTGGCCACTCAGATGTGTCATCCACGTATCTGTCAGCTCCTGCTGGATAGAGGGGCTGACATCCGAGTGCGTGACAAGCAGAACAA AACCGCCTTGATCCTGGGCTGTGAATTTGCCTGTAAAGATGCTGTAGAGGTTTTGTTGAAGAGCGGAGCTGATGTCACTGCCGTCGACAGCTCCGGCCATGACAGCTATCACTATGCTCGACTCAGCAAAAACCATGAGCTCATCAACCTGATCAAGAGCTATCTGGATAACATAAAAG cCAAAGAAGCCAGCAAAGTGGagctgaagaagagacag GATCTTGAGAAGCAGAATGAAAGCCAACAGGAGACACTGAAGAAGTACCATCAGGAACAGAGGGCGCTAATGGACAAAGTCAATATTCTGCAACATCAGCTCAGTcag GAGAAGTCTGTGGTGGAGGACTTTCACAAAGAG AGGGAGCATCTGAAGCGCATGCTGTCtgccagagagaaagagaccacAGCTCCTGAGACTGTGAAGGTTCAGCTCCGGAGCCATCTG gGAGATTACATGGGCCAGTCTGTGATTAAAG ggaaagaaactgttcttgtCAGACAAGGTCAAAGCCTAGATTCAGCTCAG GTTTTGCAGCCTTCTGTTCCATCACGTTCCATATCCCGGCCCTTAGAGCTCTCTCACCCAGTGATCTCAGCCCCTAACGAGGTGGAGATGTTACGTCAGGAGCTAAAGTCCACACGTAAGCAGCAGGAGGCTGCACAGGAAGAAGTAGAACGCCTCCAGGCAGCACTCACACGAAAGTCCAAGGAGTGCGAAGAGCTCGTTCAGAGTCGTGACTCCACAAAAAGAGAAGCAGATCGGCAGATTCAGGAACTAGAGGGGGCATTGGGAGACGTCCAAAAGAGGATGCTGGACTCTGAATCTAAGGTCAAGCAGCTACAGCAACATGTGATCACAGTAAAGGAGCATCTCGGCAACCAAATGTTAGATGACCTCAAAGCTCAGCTGAGTGAGGTCAAGGTTAAATATGAAGGTGCTTCAGCTGAGGTCGGTCGGGTCAGGAATCATTTGAAGCAGAGCGAGAAAGCTCTAGAGGAGTATAAAAAGAGCGAAAGTCTATTGGCTGAAGAGGTCGAGAAGTTGACAGGTGAGCTGAACGCATCACGAGAAGAGTGTGCTGAGCGTGCTGCGACTCTTCTAAAAATGGAGACTCGTGTTAAAGAAGCAGAGAAACGTCTGGCCATCATGGTGCCAGGAGAGAAGTTCGACAACATGAAGAACCTTTTGACTAATGCGGTGGACGAAAAGGAGAGGCAGCTGGTGGAGCTGCGGGAGGACTACGATCGTGTTCTGGAAGAGGTCTCTGAACTCCACAGGGAGGTGGACCACAGGGACACTGTCCCACTTCAGGAACACGAGAGACTCAGGGTGGCTCTAGAGGAACAGAGCGATATCCTGAAGAAAAAGCTAGCAGACGTCACTTCTAAATGTCAGTCCCTGATCTGTGAAGTTGAGGATGCTGAAGATGAGAAGGAGCTGCTTCGAGAAGAGCTGCAGGAACTCAGCAAAAATATCAAGACACAGTTTGTTCCTGTTGAGACCCATGAGGAATTGAAGAAGACGTTGAGTCTTGCTTTGGAGGAGCTTAAGGACCAGCTTGATGAGGCAACCGGTAGAAGAAATCATGCTGAGGATCAGTTGAAAAGGCTCCAAGAAGAGAAATCCTCTCTGACTGAAAACATTAGCATCCtcaagagcacacacacacccaacgaAAGGTACGAAAGTGAGATGGCTGCACTTTTGGCCCATAAAGCAGGGATGGAAAAGGATCTAGAGAATCTCCAAAAGAAGTACAAAGATAAAGAGAAGGAGCTTGAGGTTGTGGTTGCTGAGAACATTGCTCTGAAACAGAGCTTGGAGGGACAGTTTGTTAAAAGGgaagtgtatgagagagtgcaGAAAGAGTTACAAGAAGCTTTGGAGAACGCAAAGACAGAAATTCACAAATTGGAGGAAGATGGAAAAGTTAAAGAAGACGAGttgaagaaagtgaaagagggAAGTGTTATGTTAAAAGAAAATTTGCAGGAGAAATTGGAAAAGGATTATATTAGCATTGTTGACCATGAGGCAATGAAAAGCCAGTTAAACAGGGCTTTAGCTGAAGCAGAAAGTAGTGCTAAAGAGGCCTTCTCCAAATACAAGGATATTCAAGAAAGTACTTTAAAACTTCACAAGGAAATTGAAGACCAGAAGAAAGAGCTGGACACTATTCATGAAGCCATTCAATCTAAATTTGTGCCAGCGAGTACCctggaggaaaaagaaaaggccTTCAATACCACTGTGAAGGATCTAAGAGAGCAATTAGCAAAAATGGAAGAGAAATACAAAAGTGCAAAGAGTAATGTGGACCACGAGAGACGTGACAAAGAAACAGTGAAGTTAGAGATGGAAACCGTGCAGAGGAAACTGGAGGCGAACTTGGTGTCAAGTGAAAAATGCAGAGAAATAGAAGAAGGCTATAAAGGCCAGATGGAGAACTTGACTCTAAAGTTAGTGGAACTGGAACAGCAGTATATGGAGGTAACTGTTCAGAGAGCTGAACTAGAGGAGCAGAACTCACTCTGCAATGCTGAAATAAAGAATCTTCAACAGAGTCTAGAAAATGAATATGTTCACCTGGAGCAGTTTGAAGCCATGAGAAACTCCCTGACCTGCAGTTTGCAGGAGGCACAGACTGAGTGCAAGGCCCTCACAGAGACCTACAATTTGGAGGTCCAGCGCATTCACAAACTGGAGAAAGAGCTACAGAGCCACATTACTGATGCTGACCTACTGACTCAACACAGCCATGCCAAAGAGAACCTGGAGAGAGAAGTGGTCAAGCTCCGTATGGCCCTGAGGCAAGAAGAGGAGATTAGTTCCCAGAGGGCTGAGGATGTAGCTACTCTTCAGACAGAGCTCCTCAGAGCAACGCATGCCTTGGATGAACTTCGCAGCCATGAAGGTCAGCTGGTCGAGCTCAAAGCTGAGAAGCAGAGGCTAGAGGAAGAGGTAGGGGAGCTCAGTGATCGACTCTTGGGTCTAGAAGAGCAGTGCGATGAACTATACCAGGAAGCAGCAAAGGCCAAAGAAGCCGAAAATAGAGCAAAGATGGAGACTGAAGCCCTGCAGACCAAGAGCACCTCaattgagagagagatccaAGATCTCAAAGAGAGATACGATGACTCACTGAGCACCATCGGAGACCTCCAGAAAAGGATTCAGGCGTCCTCTGAGCAGACCGAGGCCAAAGACAAAAGG atcaCAGAGCTGTTGGCAGATGTGGAGAGGTTGAAACAGGCTCTCAATGGTTTATCCCAGCTGGCTTACACTGGCAACACTCCCAACAAGAGACACGCTCAACACATTGACACACTCCAGGCACAGGTCAAGAGCCTCCAGCAGCAGCTGGCT GATGCTGAGAGGCAACACAGAGAGGTGGTTTCAATTTATCGAACTCATCTTCTCAGTGCTGCACAG GGTCACATGGATGAAGATGTACAGGCAGCGTTGCTGCAGATTATCCGAATGAGGCAGCAGTTTGTGTGTTAA